The Lathyrus oleraceus cultivar Zhongwan6 chromosome 5, CAAS_Psat_ZW6_1.0, whole genome shotgun sequence genome includes the window TGAGACCTTACAACTTGATGAAGAACACCATTGACATCTGGTTATGAAAATATTCACATCTTAGAAGTTGTTGGAAAGAAATACGCGCATCTTAAGAGAATTTTTGTAAGAAAGTACCGTATAAGCGATTAACTTCAAAGTCTTCATTCAAAAAAATTACAAACGACTTGAAATTGAATTTGTGAAGTGGAATGGTTGGCATGTCAATGGCTGTGACTGCAGTTGTCCCATTAAAAAATAGTTTGAACTTGTTGTCACATATTTTCAACAGCAGGTCATAAATTTGCGGCTCTTCGTTATAAACCATGTAGGTGTGATGCTCTTTTAATGTCTGCATCCATAACTCAAGTTCACAGTTCCTGGTCACAACGTGGATTTCGTGTCCCTTGTCATTGAAAAGAATTTACATTAGCATGTTAAACTTGGATTCAATAAATAAATAAtaggaaataaaaaaaaatacatatgCATCATGTATAATAACTTCAACATGTTGTTGTCCGCTGCACTCCTTCACAATCCATAGATCGGTAACGCGTATAATAATTTTCCATACTTTTTGATCAGGCCTCTGTGCACTAATAACAATCGGTGGCCTGGACATGATTTCCGAATGATGTAAATTCATAAACATGAACTTGTCAAAAGAATGATTAAGAACATTATAAAAATCATGGTAAAACATGGCATAACATAAAACAGTGAAACATCTGCGAAATGTAAAATGGTTTTATTGAGAATATGAATCACATCCACAAATGGACAAAAGATTTAAAAGACCAAATATTTAATAGAAAACTACTATGACAACACAACGAAATATATTTATCTAAGAAAACGACATGAAAATGTAAACAAACAGATAGTTCATCACATATGAGTATGAACATACAGTTAGTTCATCACAAATGAGTTTAGTGACAACTAAATTATGACAAGAATTAAACATGAGAGTAAATTCAGAAAACATAATGAATCATTTGGGAAATGTAAAAAGGGTATATTCAGAAACTGAATCACATCCAAGTTTCAACACATCTGCATCATATATGAAAATAAAAATGTTATAACCTCTTAACAAtccaaaaaaaaataaaattaaagaGTTTCCTTCGTTGTTGAATATGGATGAATGTGACGCGGTTATGGAGGTTTGTTGAAGATGTTTCTGATTCTGAAGACAAACCAAAAAGTAAAATGTAAAAATGGATCAATAGATGGAAGAGGGAAAGATTTACCAGGTAACAAATTGGAgtcaaattttttaaaaattgaatttGGAGAAGCGGTAAAATGTCGGGTGGCAAGATGAGAGCATGTGATTAGGCCGTAACCAATATATTAGTCAATTACACGAGTAGCCTTTATTAAGTGTAATTAATTTATGTAATGAAGAGTATATTAGGTAATCAGAGGTGGCAAAATAgatggattggatggatatggattggatcgttaatggagggatcaaaacaatccattagtccattaacaatccactaaaagttttttaaaaatattcaatccaatccatccattaagaataaaatccatccaatccatccattatcatactcttagtggatggatatccatccattcattttttttttgaaaaaatcacttattttttcaaaaagttttttatttttttgaataaaacaatatcagttatttaaaaaaaatatatatttttgtattttcaaaaaaaataatttaaaaatagttttttctttattttaaaaaaaaaatacttttttttatattcgtaaaaaataaaattttcgaaaataaaatcaaaatttggtatttttcaaaaaaattatttttaaatttttgaaaaaaaatcgattttttattttcaaaaaaaaattgattttttttcaaaaaaaaaaattattttttatttttcaaaaaaagaattttaatatttgaaaaaaagttatttttttaaaattagataaaaaaatctattggatcattaaaatgtgttggatggatGAAAACTTTACCTTGTACCCCTACAGTTAGCCCCATACCCCTACATTTaatttttttgaccaaaataccctcatataaatagggtatattttccatttcaattttattttacCATTTTCGTTGAAGAGATCCGAAGAAGAAAAATATTTGGCTTTTTTGCATTGTAAACCGGAACACTcagagtaagtcttccggttcattaaatgtataccggaacacttccggttcattaaaaaaatttaaaaaaaattataaaaaaaaaaaagaaccGGAAGACTTCTTgaaagacttccggaacacatataatacataccggaacacttctccaaagagttccggtatgtaTAAATTTGTTCACCGGAACTCTTTCAAGAAGTGTTCCggttttgtaaaaaaaaattaattgaaTCGGAACTCTTTCATGAAGTGTTCCGGTTCATTGATTTATGTGTTCCGGAACTCATTCttgaagtcttccggtttggGAAAAATACATACTGGAAGTCTTTTTGCAGGAGTTCCGGTGCGAGGGGTGTGAAAGTATAATTTCTGAAAttttcaactgaatggtaaaaatgaaatggtaaattgattaaaatcaattaagggtagaatgagaatttttaaaattttgtaggggtatgaggctaactgtaggggtacaaggtaaaattttctggatggattggatcaatccatgtttataaatggatgaattgaatcaatccattaacttaatttttatGTAGGGGATGGATTGGATAaattttttgatggatggattAGATGAATTTTCTCTTAATTGTCAGCCCAGGTAATGTCTACTTATCTTGTGTTTAGTTAGATAGTAGTACTTGAGAAGCACGGGTTACAACCCGGCGCATGTTAGAAACTACAAGCTTCAATACGGTAACGGAGAAACTAATGAAAGTGGCGGAAATCTCAAAGAAACACTTCAATTAATTTATCTTCTTTTTCGTTTAACCCAATTTCATTCTCCCAACAAATCTCTTCTCTTCAGCCTCTTCTTCCAATTCCATTCTCTGCACTCCCTTTCGCGTTCTCCCTCATGGAGTCCACTGCTGCCATTCGATCATTTCACCGTCTCTCTCTATCCCTCTCTCTGCATTTCTGTTATAATTTCTTTGGAACTGAATTCGATCTGCATTTTCTATTTCTGTTATAATTTCTTTGGAACTGATTTCGATCTGCGTTTTCTATTTCTTATCTTGATGTGTTGCTTTTGTGATATTTAATTTGGTTTACTTTGTTGTATACGAACAAAAATTAAAATGATTTAGGGTAGATAaacattttttttttgtatttgaAAAATTGCTGCAAATTCGCTTTATGAAATTAGGGTTTAAGAGCTGGATTAGATAGTGAATAGTTATGCTAGAGCAACGAGGATAATTTTAATTAATAGGCCTGTGAGTTTATTTGCGTTATGCCCGGTATCACTTGTTTACCATAACACAACCATAATATTCAAAATGCTTTTTGTAGAGGAAATTGAATTTACTCATTGATTTTCGACTAATCATTGAAGTATGCTCTCCAACCATCTAGGATCATGTGGTTGACGTTTTGGCAGGTTGTATAGAAGATCCTGTGTCAATTGAACTAATATGTTCTAcattatattattttatttggTCTTTATTGGAAAAATCCCAAAGTCTCACGTTGGTAAAAGATAGAGCTTGAAAAGAGTTTATATAGAGTGACACCTCTCACCTTACAAATTGGTTTTGTGGGGATGAATTAAGCTAAACAATCCCTCTAGCCTAAGAGATGAGTTAAGTTGGAAAATACCCCTCCagttttgtagggatgagttaaACCAAACTATAATATTCTTTGACCTGAGTCCATAAAGTTAAATTTAGAGTTGTGGGATTAACCTTAGGCCAAAGGTGATCTTTAGGTAAGGCTCTTCCCTAAGTGGTAATTCCAACCCTTAAACTTGGCAGGAGATATTTATTTAAAGATTATTGTTTCTTAAAATTGATTTAAGGagtcaattttttttttaatatttcaAGGTTAGTTATTAAGAAAGATCTTCAGCTTAACAATTTAGATAAAAACATGGTCCTTGATAGAATATTATGGTGACAATTTATACATGTAGGCGACCCCATTTAGTGGGATAAgacttggttgttgttgttgttaaataTTTCAAGGATAGTTCCACAAAGATATCAGACACCAAATATTTTATTTTGTAATGATGTAATTTGGGTGTTTTAAGGGTCTTAGCTTATTTTGCCTTTGTatgaatttatttatttttacttgCACTGGCATCATTTGTGGGTATTTATTTCTGTTTCCTAACTTTGATATAAACATATATGCATGTATGTATATTTGATTAAGTGGATATGGATGCATTATCATTGCAATCATATACCTATATCAAAATCCCTCTTGCTAATTGCATAGATGGTTAAAAGTAAATCATTGCTACCAAATCCTTAATCATTACTGCTGGATTTCAGATCCCATAGGCATTATATCCCACGTGCGATCCTCAATTGATAGGGCAGCTGTAGTTTCCTGCCATAAAGTCAGACGGAACTCTAGTAATGGGCTTTTTCAGCATTTGACAAATGGCGAGAAGCGCGTCTACTCTCACAGCAGGGGTAAGAAGACACTGGTTTCATGTGCAAAAACAGTGGAACCTATCAACACAACCAAGTCTGATGGTAGGTTTGATTGATTATAAAATGAATTATGTACTTTGCTTATTTTTCGATGCTATTTTAATGAGATAACTCTCATACGGTTGTTTCCATCATTAAGAATCAAAGACACACTAATCATTTGCAAAAATATTGATCTGTAGGTTTCTATTTTTAAAGgattgtttttttttttttaataattcTTCATGTTATTCTGTTTGGTGTCTGCAAATTAGGAGTTTAGTGTCATCAGACCCCCAATTAGGAAAATATATAAAAGATGAAATAAGGATGAGGCAATGCTACAATGGTCAAAGATATTGATATAGTAATTAGGAGAACATAGTTCTGGACCAGAGTTATTAGAAGTAGATATCATTAAATGTAGTTAGGAAATAAGCATTCTATAATAGAATCTTTGGAAGTAGGATTATTAGGAATAGGACAGAACATGAGATTTAGGAAAGTATGGTATGATATATTCCCTAGTTTTTCTCAATAATATTCCAAGTTCCTATGACATTCTTATTCCTTGACCTGACAATTATTTATGATGTTGCAGCTTCTTCAGACAGCACTCTGCAAAACTCATTAGAGAAAAAGTCATTGCAAACTGCTACTTTTCCTAATGGATTTGAGGTTTATAGCTATGCTTCCCTTTTATTTATATGCACTATCATATTTCTTATTGTTGAAAAATGATACTTTGGTGGGATTAGAATTAGTATGCCCATGAATCAAAAAACTTTATGTTGGCTATTAGATGAAACAAACACAATACTATTTTTTTTGCTAATTGACTATTGAATTTTGCCCTAGACTTCACTGTTGTATTTATCAAAGGTCATGTTCTACTGTGAATCTGAGAAACCCCTAATTATGTCTGCTTTGCTTGTGATCAGGCTTTGGTATTGGAGGTATGTGATGAGACTGAAATCGCTGAACTGAAATTAAAGGTGATATTCTCCTCTCTTTAATATTAGTGCTttgtaaaatttgaagtatagTAATAATAGAATTGTAACAAGGGTGAAAGAAACTTTAGTGTATTCTTTAAAGCTAGAGGCTATAGAGATGGTATGGTTTTCAGTTTTCATAATTCAACCGCGCGCGCACATGTTAGTTTGCTACTTAGCTCGATATTTCAATAGCCCTGTGATATGCTGTGTGTTGAAGCTTAAGTCAAAGCAGTGAATTTGATTTACTGAAGACACACTATATGCCACGGTTTATAGAAAATGAGGTAATGGTGCTTTTGTTAAAATTGTAGTACATTGCATTACAAGCTAGAGGTTGAGTTACTTTTGTGCCTAACGTCCTGAGTTTATAGTTTTATCTTGTAATTCAAATTTGATTGCCAACAATTGTGTCAGTTTAGTTTTTCATGCTAAACCGTACCTAGTAACTTTATCTAACGGCGCGCACACACACATTAGTTGGCTACTTAGCTCAATATTTCTATAGCCCTGTGATATGCTGTGTGTTGAAACTTAAGTCAGCAGTGAATTTGATTTACTCAAGATACACTATATGCCATGGTTTATAAAAAATGAGGTAATGGTGCTTTTGTTAAAATTGTAGCACATTGCATTACAAGTTAGAGGTTTAGTTACTTTTGTGCCTAACGTCCTAACTCCTAACTGTGTATATAGTTTTATCTTGTAATTCAAATTTGATTGATAACAATTTTGTCAGTTTAGTTTTTCATGGTAAACCGTACCTAGTAACTTTATCTAGTGGCAAATCTGTAATTTATTTTTGTTCATCGAAAGAAGAACGCATTATATGAATGACACTGTATATGGCcttatttaatttatattttgaCAGGTCGGTGAGTTTGAGATGCATCTTAAGCGAAGCATTGGAGCAACAAACGCTCCATCGTCCAACATTTCACAAACTATACCACCACCTATTCCAAGTAAACCTATGGACGAAACAGCACCAGCTACTCCACAGTCATTGCCACCAACATCATCTCCAGAAAAAGCCAATCCATTTGCAAATGTTTCACTACAAAAGTCATCAAAGTTGACAGCATTGGAGGCTTCTGGTATCAATACATACGTGTTAATATCAGCTCCTATGGTATGTCACCTATTTATGTATCTAATAATCTATGATTTCATTAGTTGTCTCTGACTTGAATTATGTACAGTTTGCAATCActtatctctctctctctctccctctcttCAGGTTGGTCTATTCCAAAGAGGTAGAATAATTAAAGGGCGGATGCTTCCTCCTAACTGTAAAGAGGTAACTTGATGTGCTAGTCACTGCCTAACCTCTAGTGTTTGTAAGTCATCTGCTTGTTATAATATAGTAGATCACATGATTCAGTGGGTGCCCCCTCCACCTGGCTTCTCATCGTGAACCCTTGGATTTAGGTGCATATGTTCTTGTTGCACACTAAAATTCTCTAGGTCACAAAGTAAATGTCTTCTGTTTAGGGATCAACCTGTAGCATTTGAGCTGTGTCATGTCATACTGCAAACACGACAACCTATGTGCTGGCATGCTTGACTTGTCTGCCCAGTCTCCTAATAGGACCTTGCTAACATGCACATGTTAACTTTTGAAATATATTTAACTAATCAACTGAATAATGGTATGAAAAAAGGAAAAAGTGACAATAACTAAAAAAAGAAAGTCGGAACTTATACCATTTAAATAAATCATTTTAATTACTATATTACTTCTCAATGTTTTTCATTTAAAAATTTGGATTACAGTTTGATATAAACAAAGCAATATTCccattattttttttaaaatatgtGAATAAATATACATTATAATCACAGAAAGGATAGTCAACTTTCTCTTTAGTTGAactttaaaatatatattttcaGTTTTGTGCCGGATTCAATTTAATCAATGTTTGGATCTGCTTCGGTAACTAAAGCTGTTGATTGTAATCTTAATCTATGAATGTCTACAAACAATTGGCAGATGCTATCACTACATTCTAACAAATAGAAACATATGTAGATGGAAATTATATAATCTTTGCCAGTATAATGTAGGTTGGTCGATATTTCTGTCTGTACTGGGGTTATTATTGACGTATTTTCTATCACTCAATTGTCTGTTTTCAATTTCAACATAGGGTGATGTAATCAGAGAAGGTCAAGTCATAGGGTATTTGAATCAGTTTGGTGCTGCACATCCCGTTAAGGTGATTTAGCCTCGATTTATTTAAATGTGGTTCCTACAGAAAATATCTACTTCTCCTGACTagttttattttgaaattttgcagTCAGATGTAGCTGGAGAAGTGTTAAAGCTACTTGTTGATGAAGGAGGTATGATGTTTGTGGCCTATTGCTAAATATGTCTGGGTTTTTTGATATGTGACTCAAGTAAAGTGCTTGTGTGCCTCCAATATTAAAGTATGGCAATAGTGACATAGAAGTTCCTCAAGTAATCTCTATTTTAATGATTGCAAAGTAAAGAACTTATGCAAGCATTAAAATTAAGAAAGTTTTGCCGTAGTAGCAAGTCCAGTACACATCCGGGACCTTCTTTAAGTATGTATTTTACCATGTTAGAGGGCATTTAGCCCTCCAGCATTTACCCAACTGCATTTATGATATTCTAGTACCTTGGCTGCCTAATTGTTCATGTTAGCATACAGTTATCATATTAAAGCAGTGGCATCTAGGATCCATGCCCTCCCATTTCCATGCACCATAATGAATAATTATGTGTCATGCCAAACAAAGGGGATTTCACATCTCACATAAAAGATACTGTCTTTCATTCCATTTCCATGCCAGTGTTGTATACTTTTTATTTATGTGCATTTTCTGAATAATATAAAAGCATGGGATATTCATGATAAATTAATTTAGTTCATCTTATTTAACAATATATTTAGTTCACATGGGTTTTCTAACTATTGTTGACTATTGATTTAAGCGGGCAATTGAAACAAACTTATTTGAGTTTAACTTATGACATTAGCTTAGAATATGGCCTTAAGTTGTCTTTAATTTATTTTCATAAGCTTACTATTTTGTGCTCTATGGTTTTCAGATCCTGTTGGTTATGGAGATCACATGGTTGCCGTCTTGCCATCATTTCATGACATTAAGTGATCCAGCATTTTCCTGCCATTGAAGATTTAATTATGCGGCATTTATATTGGCATATTGGTAAACGTTTTGAATAGATTGAGAAATAATTGTTTGTGCTTAAATATTAGGGGAAGGGTATACCAATTGCTcaaaattgtatttttattatgCTAATTCCTAGATCACCTTATTACGCGTCTTAGTGAATGTACTCAAACATGAGATTTTGCACACTATGAACCGATCCTAGTACGTTTGATTGCTTGgttgatttatttatttttctgtAAAAGAAAAAGGTGTAGAACTTGTTTTGGGATACTCGGATCATAATCGGTAAACCATGCATTGCTAGAATGTGTATGAAAATGTTGTCTTCTTAGTAGTCTCTGATATCTTCATGACCAGAATACTAACACAATCTGTCAGTCATGTTCAAAAGTGCAGATGGCAGACTTTAAGATTTCTGTGTGTTTTGAAGGCTGAACCAGGAGGAAGTGAAAAAACAGTTATCATATCAAATGAAAGAGATTGTAGAAATGTTGCTATCTTATTAACTAACTCGTGGAATACTTATCCACCTCCGATCTAACAATTAAGTACGAGGTGAGACAAAGCCAAGAAGTTTGAAATATGACTCCTAAGAACTTGGGTCTGTTTGGTAGTGGAAGAGATAAGAAATTTTAATTATAAATCTGTTTGATTCAGAGGAGGATAGGGGCGCCGAGAGAACTCGGAGAAGAGATTGTAAGTACATGTCTCTTTGGATAAAAAAAAATTAGAGATTTTAAAACTGATTTACTTTTTTAAGCTGATAATTATCGGTAGTCTTAGTCTTGTGATATTTATAATATTAGATTCTAACACAAAATTGCTAACAAAATATGAATATTCAATTAAACACGTACTCATCATCGATATGGAGAAAAACTTTCATATTTATTGTTTCctatattatatttaaaaaaattatatgaatatttataataatattaaTACCTAAGTAAGTGTTTTATTTTGGTAATTTTGTTATGATCCTTCGTGATGCCATTAATATTTGGGATAAAAATATTATATGCgatatattttttaaaaattaagTGAAATAAAATAGTATATTTGGAACCGTAATTGAAGAAATCCAAAATAGAATTCTGCAAGAAAAGCAAATAAAAATCGATTTGTCTTGTACCTGTAGTTTGTGAAGAATCTGCAGATAGCATGTTCTTGGCAGCATCAAATTCATAAAGAAACAAGATCAAATTGTACCAAATCATACTTTGCAAGAAAACAATCATAGTCTGCAAGAAAACAATCGGAGCTAAAAGAACAACAACTTCCTCATTATACA containing:
- the LOC127084032 gene encoding uncharacterized protein LOC127084032 → MESTAAIRSFHHPIGIISHVRSSIDRAAVVSCHKVRRNSSNGLFQHLTNGEKRVYSHSRGKKTLVSCAKTVEPINTTKSDASSDSTLQNSLEKKSLQTATFPNGFEALVLEVCDETEIAELKLKVGEFEMHLKRSIGATNAPSSNISQTIPPPIPSKPMDETAPATPQSLPPTSSPEKANPFANVSLQKSSKLTALEASGINTYVLISAPMVGLFQRGRIIKGRMLPPNCKEGDVIREGQVIGYLNQFGAAHPVKSDVAGEVLKLLVDEGDPVGYGDHMVAVLPSFHDIK